In the genome of Methylomagnum ishizawai, the window CCCGCGCCGCCAACCCCGCCGCGACCCGGTCGGACAGTTCGCCGAAGCGCCGATGGTCCAGCACGGTGGACCCGGCGATGATGGCGGGACGGTCGGGATAGCGGTGGGCGCTTTCGCGCAGGGCGTGGATCAGGGTGGACATAGCAGGCTCCGGGAAGGGGGATTGGCAACGCGCCGCCGGAATGGCGGGCAAAAATAATCCCGCCGGGCAGCGCCACGGCGGGATTATACGGAGGCCGGGGATCAGTTGACGACGTTGTGGCCGCGGTTGCGCATACAGTTGATGAAGGCGCGTTTGTAGGCTTCATCGCCGGACACGCCCTGCTGGGCACCGCCGCCGATACCACCCGCCGCCGCGCCGATGGCCGCGCCCGCGCCAGGATTGCCGGCCACGGCCCCAATCGCCGCGCCCGCCGCCGCGCCCAACAAGCCACCCGCGACCACGCCTTTGGCGGCTTCCGTGCCGGTGCTGCCCGCCTGCTTGGCGAGCATCTTACATTCCTCGGTATCCTGAGGGATCGCCTGCGGGTTGCGGTCGTTATAGCTGTCCACCGTGGGCTGCCAACCGCTATAAGTGGCACAGCCACTGACGACGACCAGTAGGGGGATCACGATCATGCAGACTTTCTTGCTCATCATAAAAACTGCCTTTCTCAATCGATAAAACAAAGCCACTCGCTTCGACGATCCATTATAGAAGCCTTCGTGCGAGCGCTCTAACCGCTATGGACGATAGTCCAGCTCATGGATTCCGCGCCCGTATCCGGTCGAGGCCGGGAAGTTTAGCCGACGATGGCCTCGCCACGGGCCAGCTTGGGCAAGCGTCCGCCCAGGCCCATGGCGTAGCGCATCGCTATCTGCTTGGCCGGCTTGAAACGTTCGGCCAAGCCCAACCCCAGGTTCCGCGCCAGCCGCAAAGGCGGGTTGGCGTTGCCGAACACCCGGTAGAACATATCCATGGTGGTCATCATCAGGAGATTATTGCTGCGGCGCATCTCCTCGTAGCCGTTCAAGACCTGGGCCGAGCCGAGATCGCGGCCTAGCCGGTGAGCGTCCATCAAGGTCTGCGCCAGGGCGGCGGCGTCCAATAGGCCGATATTGACGCCCTGCCCCGCCAGCGGGTGGATCATATGGGCGGCATCGCCGATCAAGGCCACGCCCGCCTTGGTATAGCTGAGCGCGTGCTGGCGTTTGAGCGGGAAACTGCCCCTGGCGCTGATGGATTCGATATCGCCCAGGCAATCGGGGAAGGTCTGGCGCAATTCGCGCATCAAATCGGCATCGGACAGGGTTTTCAGCCGCTTGACCCGCTCCGGGGTCTCGTACCACACCAGGGAAGCATGGGGTCCGTCCAGCGGCAGGAAGGCTTGCGGTCCCGCCGGGACGAAGCGCTGCCAAGTGATATCCTGCTGGCCGTAGGCGGTATCCACCGTCAGCACCAGCGCATGTTGCTCATAATCCCAGCCGCTGACGCCCATCCCCGCCGCCTGCCGCACCCGCGAA includes:
- a CDS encoding glycine zipper family protein, yielding MMSKKVCMIVIPLLVVVSGCATYSGWQPTVDSYNDRNPQAIPQDTEECKMLAKQAGSTGTEAAKGVVAGGLLGAAAGAAIGAVAGNPGAGAAIGAAAGGIGGGAQQGVSGDEAYKRAFINCMRNRGHNVVN
- a CDS encoding FAD-dependent monooxygenase, which gives rise to MKDEYDVLIVGGGMVGATLGCALGGSRLRVAVLEDSPPREFSPEQPHDLRVSAVSVASASILKTVGAWPGVTGRRFCPFRRMRVWEGAGDVEFRSEDINEPVLGYIVENRVIQWAVLDRLKAFANVELLCPVKTRKIDYAPQGSTVELEDGRILKGRLLIAADGGYSRVRQAAGMGVSGWDYEQHALVLTVDTAYGQQDITWQRFVPAGPQAFLPLDGPHASLVWYETPERVKRLKTLSDADLMRELRQTFPDCLGDIESISARGSFPLKRQHALSYTKAGVALIGDAAHMIHPLAGQGVNIGLLDAAALAQTLMDAHRLGRDLGSAQVLNGYEEMRRSNNLLMMTTMDMFYRVFGNANPPLRLARNLGLGLAERFKPAKQIAMRYAMGLGGRLPKLARGEAIVG